DNA from Equus asinus isolate D_3611 breed Donkey chromosome 22, EquAss-T2T_v2, whole genome shotgun sequence:
TCACgtactgtacacacacacacgctggagCGGTACTCACgtactgtacacacacacacgctggagCTGTACTCACgtactgtacacacacacatgctggagCTGTACTCACgtactgtacacacacacacgctggagCTGTACTCACgtactgtacacacacacatgctggagCTGTACTCACgtactgtacacacacacatgctggagCTGTACTCACgtactgtacacacacacacgctgaaGCTATACTCATGTactatacacatgtgcacacacacataagctGAAGCAGTACTCACGtactacacacacagacacacacacacacatgctgaaGCAGCACTCATGTActctacacacatgcacacacacacacacgctgaaGCTGTGCTGATATACTGAGGGGAGTCTAGAGCCGACGTGCCCACGTAAGACAGCCATTTACTGGTGCCCGCAGAGGGCTCCGTATAAGAGATCCATGCAGAACAGCTCACCATGAGCCTATCTTTTAAGTTCCTTCTGAACAAGCACGGTGGGTGAGGAatgcatcattcattcactcagcactCCAGGCTAGGTGCCAGGCTCTGGGATAGAGCAGTGAACCAGACAGATAACGTCCTTGTGCCCATGAAGCTTATCTACTGGGGTGGGATTGCACGGGTCTGTTCATCTCCTGGCTGCCCCCTCTATGCACTTTATTCTCTGCTGGCCTCACCATTTTAGGGGATTAGGGGGACACCATATAGGGAAGGCGGGGCTCTTTGTTGTATCTCGGTGCCTAGCACACGACAGTAGCTGGAAACACGTCCGTGGAACTGAACTGGCAGGCTGACTGGGGTGGGAAACGCACCATCTTCCCTTTTTCCCATCTCGCTGTCAGACGTGATCTGCTTCATGAGGTCTTCTCACCTGGACTGTAGCCAGAAATTGTAGGCACGACTCCTACTGCTTCTTATTCTAATTGTCTGAAATTCCAAGGAAATAATTCTCACCTTTTGGGAACGTATAATCTAGTGGGGACTTACAAACCTCATACACACCATCATGAGGAATGTCAATATTTTGCTTTACGATTAATCGTTCTGAAAGTCATTTTCACTTATCTGTGTTTAGTCCTCCTATCTGGATTTAGGTTCCACCACAAAATCaaaccagccctggtggtctggtggttaagattcagcgctcaccaccacagcccagcttcctttcctggtcagggaaacACACTGTTAGTTGTCAGGCTGCGGTGACCAtgtgctgctgtgatgctgaaagctctacCGCGGGTATTTCAattaccagcagggtcacccacggtggacaggtttcagtggagcttccagactaagacagactaggaagaaggacctggccacccacttccaaaaaattggccgtggaaaccctgtgaatagcagcagagtgttgtctgatagagtgccggaaggtgagaggatggcgagAGAAGACCAGGCAGGTTCCACCCTGCTGCACACAGGGGCactgggagtcagaatcaactAGAGGGCAccaacaagagaaaacaaaatctaaGGTTCAACAAAACCAAGAAAGGCTTAGTAAACAtctcagtaaatgtttctgaGTGAGGACGTGAAAAGGAGCTGAGGATAAATGTATCAGGCCCGTGTAAACAGGCACATGATGAGAAGTGCTGGGCAGCCTGGGGCGGCAGGAGCTGCTGGAGCATGCTGGCTGCTGCTGCAAAATGCCAGTTTTGATTTATTCACTACTAAGTGGGAAGATCGAGGTATATTTCCTATATATACTTTAGACTAGTGTCCACCTTTGAGGGGCTTACACAGCCTGTGATTCCAGGGGCTCTATGTGGTAGTGGTTAAGGACACAGCCTCCACAGCCTGCCTGCGTTCAAATCCCGGCTCTAAGACTTAACAGCTGGGTGATCCTGGGCAAAATCACTAAATTGTTCTGAGCCTcgatttttctcatctgtaaaataggcattgtcggggccagctctgtggccaagtagttaagttcgctcgctccactttggcagccccgggttttgttggtttggatcctgggcgcagacacggcaccgctcgtcaggccgtgctgaggcggcgtcccacatgccacagctagaaggatccacaactaaaatatacaactatgtactggaggactttggggagaaagaaaaaaagagaagattgacaacagatgttagctcaggtgacaatctttaagaaaaaaataaaataaaataaaataaaatgggtattgttAAGACAAAATCAACGTGAAGGCGTCCTGCACCGAGCTTAGAAGAGAGTAAGCAAGTGAAGTGCCAGTGACCACCCAGCTGGCAGCACACTGTAGGCCGTGGACCTCAAACTGGAGCCTGTTAACACACAGTGCGGGGTTCCACCTCAACTTTCTCATTCAGCAGGCCAGGGGTGgaacctgagaatttgcatttttatcaagTCCCAGGTGAGGCTGCCGCCCCCGCAGCTtcaggaaccacactttgagaaccactggtctgcAAAAGAAAGAATGTAGGGTTAGGATTTCGACAACAGGACCATCCTTTACTGTCTGTGCCTTTGGGCAGGTGAGCTCTTTGAGCCTCGATGTCTTCAGTCGTAAAATGGGACTATTCCTACCCTCTCATGGGGGttgtgcctggcatacagcattctcattatttaattattgtttaaattttagCTCACTGTGTTGgcccttgaaggatgagtaggattaCAATGAATAGAGGTGGACTGGCTGGGCTTGGGGAATGCTGCTGAGAACCCCAAAGCCGAAGTGGGGCCTAGAGCAAAGAAAGTGCCAGCTAAGTCTGGAAGGCCCAGAGCAAGGCGCTCTTTCGGAAAGTTCTCTTGTTTAGGGGGAGTACTGGGAGAGAGCAGAAAAATTCTTTAGAAATTTCTATGTGGCAAACCCGTGATTAACTTTGGCCCCTAACTGAGATGACAGTGTTTCCTGACAACCACTGACAACATGACCCCTTGCAGGGGAGGTGGAAAATGCTTCCTAAGAAAAAGCAAGCAGGCCCCATGGCGTTCCTATCACCACCCCCGGGCCTTCCTGTCACTTcccgcacactctgcttccgttTATATATAGCCCCCTTTTGTTAGAGAGAAACCCTGTCGGCTCCTGCACTCACAAAGGGATGGCAAACACTAGGTGCCCAGCCCTTGGCTGGTTAAGCTAACGCCAGGCCGTGAGCTGTTTCCTGGGGCCCCCTGGTGGATGACAGAGGCCTGCCTACCTTCCCGGGGAGGCCTCCGCACGTGCCCGAGGGCGCCGCAGCTGTAAGGCCGGGCTTGCAGCCTGGGGCAGGGACTGGAGCTTCGCAGCAGGACTGTGCCCAGGGCTTGGAGGAGATTCCTGGGCCAGTTGAGTGTAATTACCAGAATAACACTCAAAAGGCACCCCACCCTGGTGGATTAGAGACTATCGATTTTCAAGGGCAAGATCCACTGCTCTTGGCACAGGTCAGGAGCAGTGAGAGTGTCTGCCCCAGACAGAGGCCTCAGGGGTCTGGGCCTTTGCAGGTTTTGGCCTGAAGACCAGCGACAGCTTCCAACCTGAGTCATCCATTCCTGAAGCAGGATACCAGGCAGAAAAGGCCCTCCCTGGCCAGGGCCTTCTATGTGAAGGGTGAAGGCTCGCTGTGCAAAGACTCCCTGCTTACCCAGATGCCATTGTGTCTCCAGTCCCACCCTCAAAGAccctttcttttgcctttttattttttttaaggttttatttttcctttttctccccaaagctccccgggtacatagttgtatatttttttagctgtgggtccttctagttgtggcatgcgggacgccgcctcagcatggcctgatgagcagtgccatgtccgcacccaggatccaaaccagggaaaccctgggccgccgaagtggagtgagcgaacttaaccactgggccacggggccggcccttcttttgccttttttgaaaaaaactcTTTGAAGTAACTCATAAAAAATTCAATGCTATCgtcatttattttgtgtttaatgtGAGCAAGTCACTGAGCGGGGCACTGTGGGGCCCCAGGAGTATGGAAGGTGGCAGCCAGGTGAGCCATCTGAAGAAGTCTGAAGGAAGCGCAAGGCCAGCAGAGCAGGCCAGCCTCTGCCAGGGCCTGGGCAGAGGGGATGGGGCAGGGTCGAGAAGAAACGGGAGGCTTCCTCAGGTGGGGGGCCTGGGAAGAAAGGCCTTTAGTCCTGGAGCAGGGCAGGAGCAGGCCGGGAAGGGTGGGGTGTGTTCAGGGAACAGTGAGTAATGTGGTGTGGCCCCGAGGCTGCGCCTGGCACAGGCAGAGTCCTCCGTCATGAGGGCTGGCTCTCCGCCCTCCCTGGGTGGGAGGAGCCGCAGGATACCAGGCTAGAGAGGGTCCGCAGCCGAGGCACAGGGTGGGCTTGTCTGAGAATTTCCCTCCCTGAGAGATGGGCCTGGGGCAGCTTAAAGGTGAGAGTCACTGGGGGCAAGGAGGGAGGCTGCCCAGGGGGCAGAGAGGCATTTCAACGACCATGGGAGCTGCTGGGGCGCCTGGGAAACGTGGGCTGGGCCGGGCCAGTCAGCACCGCTCTCGGAACTGCCCCCAGTCCCGCAGGTGGGAGCCCGCTCTGGTGAGTAGGAGCGATTTCACTCTCATCccacctttgtttttaatacctGACAGCTTCCAAAGCACATTCGCCCACATTCCCTCACTGATCGTTTAACAGCCCTTTGTGCCAAACAGGGCCAACACCATTCCTGCTTCGTAGATGGAGACGCTAAGGCCTGGGCAGAAGAAGTTATCAGTTTGGCCTGATTTTAACCTATTTACTTTAACCATTGGCCTTTCTGGGGgcctatttgtttttgttttaaatttatttttttttagatagtTCAaacattcacatggttcaaaactGACAAAGTACAGATCAAAGTCTctctccaccccctcctcccagcacctAGATCACCTCTCACCAGTTTGAGCCCGAGCCTTTTGACCTTGGGTCTAGGGCCCTTTCTGCCACAGCGGTGTAGGGGCTCAGGGCACAGGCCCAGTGCAGCCTCAGGAAAGCCTAAGCAGGTTCCCCTCAAGCAGAGCTGTTATACCTCCTCTTAGCAAGTGTACGTATGTCCCCTTATGGGAGTATTTAATTGTCTTCTTTCATCTTAGGCCACATATGTTTATGTTTGGATGCCAAGCTTCTTGGAGGCAGGGAGTATGTCTTCAACTTCCGGGAGGTAGCAGAGCAGGGGTTAAAATTACAGGCTCTGGCACACAGAGAATTGGGATAAAAactgtgctgtgtgaccttgggcaagttacttaggcTCTCTGAGCCTTCACTTTTTCAACTATGATAATGATGTGAGGACTAGATAAGATGACTCTGTCCCGAGTTTAACCCTACGCCAGGCACAAGGTTATGTACTCCTTCCGTAAGTGGGAAATACTATCATTCCAACCGTACTGAGAGCCTACTCTGTGTGCCTGCACAGTATGACAGACCCAGGCACCCTTTCAAACTTAATTCTGACAGAGGATTAGGGATCTCGGGCACCTAATTAAAAGCAAATTGGCAGAGTAGGTCACCCAAATCCATACACATGTACAAACCACTCTtcctgggctgggctctgcctctctctctatgGGAAACCAGCCTCCAAAGGCCTCTCCTTTTCAGGTGAAGCCTGGCACTTCTGAGAAGTCGTTCATTTTGAGACTTACAGAATCACCAACAGGCCCCTGTTCCTCTGGCCTATTTCGTCTGCGTTTGAGCTGATATGCGGGGAGACTGCCATATGGCTTTTCTCAGGGCTGACAGGAATGACTCATCATAGGTCACCAATGCCCTTGAGCTGCCTGGAGCAGAGTGGCTCACTGGCTCTGCCCCTGGGCCTGGCTCCACAGCTGCCTGACCTCCACGCCTCCCAGGGGGAGTGTCCTCAGACCCTGAGACTCTTGAGTCAGAAGAGGGGGCTTCCCCATTCCTAGATCACTCTGTGTTGGAAGGGACCCAAGAAATCATTTATTCCAAACCCCTCATCTCCCAGGTAAAAGGAGCCCAGAAGTGGAAGCAGGCTTGCTCATTTCTCTAGCttgtggcagaaccaggatttgaacctgggcccAGAGTGCCTTCTGCGGTATCCCCCTGGCTACCACAAATGCCCACCTCTTGGCCTTCTCCTTCCCCACCCGGCACACACTGCCACGGGCTCCAGGTCCTACACGCTCTGAGGAGTGGATTCCATGGCTTTCTGGTAGGACGGTTACTTACCCCTTTGGGAGAACAGGCCTCTAATCCTGTTTCCAGGAAAGGGCAGAATGATCTGTTGGAGGTCATGGTCCCCACTGACCATAATGTCAATAAACAATGTAAAAATTTGTTTACTTCTCTGTTAAAAGAGGCATTCTTTTCCTATCTAACTCAAATtttgcaaagaaacaaaaacatgggCCAAAAAAGATGAAGGGATAAATAATTGTCTGGCCGAACAATGGAGCAATCCATGACTTCAGGGGATGGGATCCACACTGGCCCTGGGAGAGGGGACTTGGCAGGACAGCCTGGCTGACAGGGAAATCTGAGCTGGGacaagaggaaagggagaggcagaggcagggaagTGACTGCGCTGGGGCAGGCCCAGGAGTGGGGCGAACTGGGAAACGTGTGGAGTGGGTCTGCGTAGTTCCCTAACCCCCTTGCATCATCCCACCCCAGTCACCAAGCCCAGGTGCTCTTGTTGGACAGAACCCCCCATGGAGCTCCAGAATGGAACTGCGGATCCCCCcagcacccccctccccccacgagcaccccccctaccccccccccccagcttcaCTTCAACCAAAATGCCCCATCTGGTGTTCAGGTGTCACTGGTTGGAAGCATTTTGACGGGTTGCCCTTTCCAGCGGTGCATTCATTTGAAACGGGACTCTGAGTCTCTGGGTCAGCCTCCAAGGAGGGTCAAGTAGGGTAGGATGGAATAAGATAAGCTACTGAGAGACAAAGGGTCATAGAAAGACAGATCTCaggctgggggaaaaaaaaagagaagagcttGGAGTTCTGTCTTGTTTTTTGGGGAGGAACAGAGTCATTTCAGTCTCTCCGTAGAGAGGggattttccttctgttttatagacatggaaactgaagcccaaagtGCCAAgcccaggggcagagctgggcccagAAGCCAGGAGTCCCAGCCCACCAGCCCCTGCTCCGAGGAGCCAGAAGAAAGGGGCCAGGAGCTAGGGTGAGGGCCCGCGGGTTCGAGGGGCAAGGGAGGCCGCCAGCCCACCCCGTGCAAGCTCTGGCAGAGCCGCCCTGCAGGGTGCGGCAGGTGGACCGCGGGCAGCGCTGGGAGAGGCTGAGGCCAGGACCAGGGGAAGCGGCGGGCGGGAGAAAGGATTTCGAGTCTCGCGAAATAGGAATGACTCACGCTGGGTGGCTCCGCAGGCCGGCCCTGCCCACATTCCGGGCCTTTGTTCCCGACCCGCCTGGCCCGGCCTTAAAGGGCCAGCTCCTTGAGGCGGGAGGAGGGCCGCCCTACCTCCACCCTCCTCTTTTATCCTGACCCTCGTTGGATTGCTCCTAGTTTCCGGGCTGTGGGTAAAAAGGGTGGCATCCTGCAGGATTTAGGGGTTCATCCAACCGAATCCTCAAGCTATAAGGGAGGGCTCTGAGGTCGTTTCATCCATCCCTCTGCCTCAGGAAGGAGCTGCACCTAAACTGGCTCAGAGGATTAAGAAgcccctttccctgctttttaAAGATGCAACCATGAGGTGACCCCTCTCAAAGCAACTTCTCCCAAGGTCAAAACCATCTGCCTTCTAAGCACAATCCCCCAAGCCGGCGCTGGTGCCGGAGGCCCCTCCCCCCTGTTCCCCCTCTACGTTatccccccgcccccggggcccGGTTCAGGATTGGTTCAGTCTTGGTTCAGTCTTGCTCTCGTTTGACACACGTGTGTGGTGGGCTTTAGGCTGGCCTATCCAGGCTCGTGAAGCAGGCTCCCTGTCCCGGGCCCCCGAGGGGTCCAGGGTTCACACCAGTTCCGTCCTGTCAGTGCATTTCTGAGGGCAGACACACCCTCCTGCCGCAGCGCAGCCAGGGCTCCCAAGTCACTTCTTGGGACCTCATGCGCCACCACGTGGACACTCTGGAGATGTggtgccttctggagcttggaggggGCACCCTGCTGAGCTCCCCCCACCACCATAGCGGACCCTGAAGAAGCATCCTCAGTTATGAAGCAGTCCTGAACTGGCACCAATCATAATAAAAGCAGGCCCTAAATTAGAGAGGGGATGAGATCCGCACCCTCCTACTCACTGCAAACCCCACATCCTCCGTGAAACGGTGGCTCTAAGATGGATCTAACAAAAGCCTGTCAACGCTATTAAAACTCGCAGTTAGCGATATTTTTTGTGGAGGCTTGGGAAGCTCTCTGTGCCCCAAGTACCCACCCCTTCTACCCCCAGCCCCTCACACACTATTTGGTGGATGCTGAAAACACTCCACCAGAGGTTTGGATTTAAAGTTTTATCAGGTTAATAGGCAAATTTTCAGAGAAGGGGGTCTCCCTTGAGGCTTTCCTAGTAATTTCACAGTTTATCAGATCTTGAACTGAGAGTCGGCtttggaaggaggaggaagtgcAAAGCTTGTAGTTACTCCTCGAAAGACAGGGTAGGGGGAGGAGTCGGGGAGGATGGGGAAAGGAAGGCCCAGCTCACAGCCACGCCCAGCAGAAGGGCGCTGAATTGTGGAGAGGGCTAGCACCTGCTCCAAACGCTCTCACCGAATGAGTGTCCTTTGGATCTAGGACAAACCTCCACCAAGTGGGCTATGACCACAGGTTATGGCCTTGGGGTCGTCAGTGACTGTGTGGCCTTTGTGGGATATTAGATGTTGGCCTTGGCACCCCTGGCCCTAACCAACCAGGCCAGCTGGCCCCAGACAAGCCAACACCCAGAACGAGCACCCAGAACCCACTGAgagccacccacccacccaccggCTCGACAGATAGCCACTTGTGCTGATCTGCCCATTAGCTTCCCCACCTCCACGCTCTAACATCTTTCAGAGTCCTCCTTTCTCACCACCACTCTGCTTCAGTTCCTTGTTCCTCTGAGCCTAGATCCAGACCATAACCTCTCAAGGGGTCTCCCTGCTTCTGGGCCCTCCTGAACCAGTCCATCCCAAGCACCACTCCTAAATTAATCTCCCTCAAACAACCCGAGTTCTCTTGAGTGACTGCAGATTGCCTGCAGCATCCAGTCTGAATTTCTTGGCCCAACCCAGAGGCCCCCGACCATATGTCCCACACTGTGACTCCATCTTTTGCAGTTAGCCACTCCTGGAGAATAAGGGCTTTGTTTTACATTTCAAAATCAAAtcaaatgtaaattatatatcaataaatcctagctaaaaaaataataaaaaacaaatgaagtaaaGAGCTTTTAACTAGTATGCAGCGCTGTGTGCATACCTCCGTGCCTACAGACACGTGTTCTCAGGCCGGGGTTGACAGTCAGAGGGCGGTGCCTGAGCAGGGCCTTGGCCGAGGGGCTGAGTGGCATCCCGTCACAGCTCACGGTCCATTTGCTAGGCTGTGCACCCTACCTTGAGGCCCTGTGACTCTGGGAGAAGAAGTGCCTTTTTCTATTCCACCCAAGCCTCAGAGCTCCTCCTATTGTCTTCTGAGAGGCTTTCCTCTCATCTCAGAGGAAGGGAGAGTGGCCCCAGACCAGGCTGGGCCCAGGTAAAATGACATGAGGAAGGGTACATTTTTCAAGCAGCTGGGAATCCTCCCCCCTTTCTTCAGATGGATGTGTGAaggtgggagggcagggcagcctacAGGAATACACATTACAACAGAACATCACTTCAGAGTTCGAAGTTCCTTAACAGTTTTCTAGTCGAACTCTTTATACTTTCAGGCCATAAAACTGAAGGGTGTTCCTTGCCCTCGTCTTTCACCTGGTTAGGGAAGAGCTTTAaaacctctctcctctttccagtCTCAACTGTTTCCCTTCTGAAGCCTCCCAGGTAAGCCTGAGCTTTCTCCCTTACAGCCTGGGAGCCCCGACTCCAGGAGCCAGCCCGTCAACCTGAACCATTATGCCACCAAGAAGAGCGTGGCAGAGAGCATGCTGGACGCGGCTCTGTTCATGACCAACGCCACGCGGCTGAAAGCGGTGCTGGAGCAGGGGCCCTCCTCTAATTACTACAGCACCCTCGTCACCCTCATCAGCATCTCTCTGCTCCTGCAAGTGGTCATCGGAATCCTCCTCGTGGTCATTGGTGAGGAAACCAGGCCTGGAATTGGCCTCAGTTGCCCCCTAGTGGGAAGAAAAGCCCGAGTACCTCCGTGTACTACCCTGCGTTTGCACCCGCCAACATCTTAACCATACGCTGACCTGCGTCAGCCCCCTGCACCCACGAGTGTCCAGTAACAACTCCCACACAGTCCTACCTCCTTGTATCCCACAGAGCGGCCTCTCCCCAGCACCTCACTAACCTGCAGCAGAGTTCCGTAGAGCCTTTTGTGTGAGCCGCATCCCACTCTTAGAACAGTCAGTATAAGTTCCCCAGTTCCAGTTCTAGCAAGCATCACGTGGATGACCCAGGCACCGGTCAGCGAGGGACACGGCCTCTCAGCACAGCGACTCTACGTGGATCCCTGAGCTAGGCTTCCTCTAAACTCTAGTGGCTGGTGGGAGGGCAGCTCCAGGCTGTGGCCCCTGCCCTGACTCTTAGCTTTGTTGGGGAGGTGGGagaatcccccccccccccgccccacccgcccactttccttaaggttcttacggctggtcaaataatcaaagaggcaggttagcaggagaaaatcaaaccaaGTTTAaaagcatgtatacatgggagaaacccaggagaaactgagtaactcggcCATCTGGCCCaggctgcctgtttaaatatcttcagctacagacaaggaggatgttgTCTGGGGGGatagtgatttggggcttcaaagggaaggaagacagttTACATAGAGATGGAATGCAAGTTTTGTTAAACAGGTCTTTCTGGGCCaaaaaaatgggtttgttggtgtccttttatcacacctattttacatcaTACTCTAGCTATCATGgtatgagctccttcctggaacgggccttctatgttaaattcttttaggcagtttgggaGGGGGAAGGTCGgatgctcttcctgagtcttctgagcctttattttcttcagctcgaaataattcgcataccagagtggcgcatcttggggcagcctgccctgaaccccgtcacctcccactccccacttctccacagcacggctgaatCTCAATGAGGTAGAAAAGCAATGGCGACTAAACCAGCTCAACAATGCTGCCACCACCTTGATCTTCATCACTGTTGTCATCAACGTCTTCATTACAGCCTTCGGGGCACATAAGACAGGGTTCCTGGCTTCCAGGACCTCAAGGAATCCTCTGTGAACACAGCCTGGGACCCAGGTGAGGGAGGATGGGAGATCCCCAGGTCCAAGGGCTCCCAGGTGCCTCTTCTCCCACCTCTAGGGGCTTGGGGAAAGAGAGATCCTTGCCAAGCAAAAATGGAAGGAGGGGATCTTGGGGAAGAGGTTGGAGTGGGACTCGGAAAGGCCTTCTCGTTTTGTTAATGAGTGACTCTTCCTCAGTTCTCAGGCTCGGGTTTCTCTATTGCCTGGGATGGGTGACAGGCAATGTGGTTAATGGTTCACTCTGCCCCACCAgcaagaggaaagagggagatgTGGGATTTCTCCTTGGCGTTGTCCAGCAGTCCTTGCCACTCAAATTGTGGTCCAAGGACCAGCAGCAACAAAGCTACCTGGACGCTTGCTGGACCTGTAGACTCTCAGGCACCACTCCAGGCCTACTGAATCAGCACCTGCATTTTAGTAAGGTTGCCAGGGGCATCGTGCGCCCATGAAAGTCTGAGGAGCGCTCGCCTGACCTGCCCTCTTCACTGCCTCTTCTCTGCTTCCCCTACAGGTACCAGGTCTGGAAGTGCCTCTGCCTCTTTCCTCCCTGATCTTCCAGGCTGCTGGGCACTCTCCACAGCCCCTGCGAGAGCTCCTACAAGGGCAGTGTAGATGCCCTTGCTCCCTACCCACAGCACCTGAATTAAGATGTGATATTTTACCAGTCTAAGTGAGTTCCATCTTGGTCTGGAGCCCTGAGCTCAGACTTGGGTACCAGCCACCTTTCCTCCTGGTAGCAGCATCTCCTGACCTGAGGCATGTCTACCTAAGGCTGAATCCACAGTTTATGGACTCTAACTCCACTCCATTCCTCCCATCTGCTCCAGCCATtccctctgctccaggcctcagttttccctttctgtaaaatggaatgatGTCTATCTATAAAAGTTTCTGCAAATCCCCTGTGAGTCAATCTTTATGCACCCAGGCTCGTCTCTGGATGCCCTCTCCATCTGCATCACGGAATGGGCTCAAAG
Protein-coding regions in this window:
- the NINJ2 gene encoding ninjurin-2 isoform X2 — translated: MESEREIINLQPGSPDSRSQPVNLNHYATKKSVAESMLDAALFMTNATRLKAVLEQGPSSNYYSTLVTLISISLLLQVVIGILLVVIARLNLNEVEKQWRLNQLNNAATTLIFITVVINVFITAFGAHKTGFLASRTSRNPL
- the NINJ2 gene encoding ninjurin-2 isoform X1, with protein sequence MGLGQLKGESHWGQGGRLPRGQRGISTTMGAAGAPGKRGLGRASQHRSRNCPQSRRWEPALPGSPDSRSQPVNLNHYATKKSVAESMLDAALFMTNATRLKAVLEQGPSSNYYSTLVTLISISLLLQVVIGILLVVIARLNLNEVEKQWRLNQLNNAATTLIFITVVINVFITAFGAHKTGFLASRTSRNPL
- the NINJ2 gene encoding ninjurin-2 isoform X3, giving the protein MLDAALFMTNATRLKAVLEQGPSSNYYSTLVTLISISLLLQVVIGILLVVIARLNLNEVEKQWRLNQLNNAATTLIFITVVINVFITAFGAHKTGFLASRTSRNPL